In Podospora pseudoanserina strain CBS 124.78 chromosome 5, whole genome shotgun sequence, a single window of DNA contains:
- a CDS encoding hypothetical protein (EggNog:ENOG503NXJC; COG:S), whose protein sequence is MESGEYVPGSVYFYAPNKGAAIFFAIAFAFSGFYHIYQCMIQLYLSSLNNTDREHQPLQELAPNWPLRLLRRPIRRGLRRAPGEPLATPTSSISVCLIYGAPPLLELANYNILGRILYYAPYHSPIHPGQVITTFAFISAVIEALNGNGVSLTANQSLAPWRQDIGRALLKASLLIQVFVITLFILLAAIFHRRCYKSGMRNAKLYNPLYTLYISTALLFARTIFRVVEYWSIAEHDYWKPGFDPKSLSPAIRYESFFYVFEAMLMLINHVLLNVRHPRMWLPKSTKTYLSRADGATEIDGPGYKDGRPFWVTLVDPFDVHGLLGGRKKGGELWDGDGEQRTGKDGC, encoded by the exons ATGGAGTCAGGAGAATACG TCCCTGGCAGTGTGTACTTTTACGCCCCCAACAAGGGAgctgccatcttcttcgccatAGCTTTTGCTTTCTCTGGCTTTTACCACATCTACCAGTGCAT GATTCAACTATACCTGTCATCACTTAACAATACTGATCGTGAACACCAGCCACTACAAGAGCTGGCGCCTAACTGGCCTTTACGTCTTCTGCGCCGTCCTATTCGCCGGGGGCTTCGTCGCGCGCCTGGGGAGCCTTTGGCTacaccaacctcgtcaa TCAGTGTTTGCCTCATCTACGGCGCACC ACCCCTCCTGGAGCTCGCAAACTACAACATACTCGGCAGAATCCTCTACTATGCCCCCTACcactcccccatccaccccggCCAGGTAATCACCACCTTCGCCTTCATCTCCGCCGTCATCGAAGCcctcaacggcaacggcGTCTCCCTAACAGCAAACCAATCCCTCGCCCCCTGGCGCCAAGACATCGGCCGCGCCCTCCTCAAAGcatccctcctcatccaagtcttcgtcatcaccctcttcatTCTCCTAGCAGCCATCTTCCACCGCCGCTGTTATAAGTCAGGGATGCGCAACGCCAAACTCTACAACCCGCTCTACACGCTCTACATCTCCACCGCGTTGCTCTTTGCAAGGACAATCTTCCGGGTGGTGGAGTACTGGTCCATCGCTGAGCATGATTACTGGAAGCCGGGGTTTGATCCCAAGAGTTTGAGCCCGGCGATCAGATATGAGAGTTTTTTTTATGTGTTTGAGGCGATGCTGATGTTGATTAATCATGTGCTGCTGAATGTAAGGCATCCGAGGATGTGGCTGCCAAAGAGCACAAAGACGTACTTGTCTAGGGCGGATGGGGCGACGGAGATTGACGGGCCGGGGTATAAGGACGGGAGGCCGTTTTGGGTGACGCTTGTTGATCCTTTTGATGTGCatgggttgttgggtgggaggaagaagggtggtgaactttgggatggggatggggaacaACGGACGGGGAAGgatgggtgttga
- a CDS encoding hypothetical protein (EggNog:ENOG503P8F9), which yields MANTRDTTMANPSASTSQERSEWRGPEIYLHLEFRVAWSRKPQPVKNHHVTYRSRASRERAPVFPRQVHAPNTNYLAAIRDFDQRQAVRRSLLAEGQQRAHQQLQEYYREDTRGRPQHQIPVIHEPEQESDQRRSRAESVSSHERGSSAPPPIGDNPWDVSVPRGQQTKALPPAPSQFRLGEGSDPWSTWSLPPGFDPTISLQDEPEDSAQRPQEWVASNPTEVSTFSPEPAQATTHARDHVESGSVMTSPFSPEHFPDQPDTGRVRELEALSAAMMTVDNGFENQWWYQGRRAQVAEDANETRSLHSPRPGTPEHVQLHRWSTEPIGSPETMSATVSGQTPSLAQTGFVSPITEAASPALGFGTLQRTLSTRSEELWFSERA from the coding sequence ATGGCAAACACAAGGGACACAACAATGGCCAACCCGTCAGCTTCAACGTCACAAGAACGGTCTGAGTGGAGGGGTCCCGAAATATATCTCCATCTCGAGTTTAGGGTCGCCTGGTCCAGGAAGCCACAGCCCGTCAAGAACCACCACGTTACATACCGATCTCGCGCCAGTCGTGAGAGGGCCCCAGTATTTCCTCGTCAGGTTCATgctcccaacaccaactacctcgccgccatccgTGACTTTGATCAGAGACAGGCAGTACGCCGGAGCTTACTTGCCGAAGGCCAGCAAAGAGCCCACCAGCAGTTGCAGGAGTACTACCGGGAGGACACACGGGGGAGACCACAGCACCAGATTCCCGTCATCCACGAGCCGGAGCAGGAGTCAGATCAACGTCGATCTCGAGCCGAGTCGGTTTCCTCACATGAACGAGGAAGCTCAGCGCCCCCACCCATTGGCGATAACCCGTGGGACGTGAGCGTCCCGAGAGGACAACAGACAAAGGCTCTGCCCCCGGCGCCTTCCCAGTTCCGCTTGGGAGAGGGATCTGATCCATGGTCAACCTGGTCGCTGCCACCGGGCTTTGATCCGACAATCTCTTTGCAGGATGAGCCCGAAGACTCGGCACAACGACCACAAGAATGGGTGGCATCCAACCCTACCGAGGTTTCTACCTTCTCACCCGAACCCGCccaagccaccacccacgcGCGCGATCATGTGGAATCTGGTTCCGTCATGACATCTCCTTTTAGTCCCGAACACTTTCCCGACCAACCTGACACTGGTCGCGTACGGGAACTGGAGGCGCTCTCGGCAGCCATGATGACGGTCGACAACGGGTTCGAGAATCAGTGGTGGTATCAAGGGCGGCGAGCCCAGGTCGCCGAGGATGCCAACGAAACCAGAAGTCTGCATTCACCGAGGCCAGGAACACCGGAGCATGTGCAGCTGCACCGCTGGTCAACAGAGCCCATAGGCAGCCCCGAGACGATGAGTGCCACCGTCAGCGGCCAGACTCCTTCCCTGGCCCAGACCGGCTTTGTCTCTCCGATCACGGAAGCTGCGAGCCCTGCTCTGGGTTTTGGCACACTTCAACGGACGTTGTCGACGAGGTCGGAAGAGCTGTGGTTTTCTGAACGGGCATAA